In the Nicotiana tabacum cultivar K326 chromosome 16, ASM71507v2, whole genome shotgun sequence genome, one interval contains:
- the LOC107822138 gene encoding gamma carbonic anhydrase 2, mitochondrial, with product MGTLGKAIYSLGSIVRATGQALDRVGNRLQGSSYLEEHLSRHRTLMNILDKAPVVDKDVFVAPGASVIGDVHVGRNSSIWYGCVLRGDVNSISVGSGSNIQDNSLVHVAKSNISQKVLPTIIGNNVTVGHSAVVHGCTIEDEAFIGMGATLLDGVHVEKHAMVAAGALVRQNTRIPSGEVWAGNPAKFLRKLTDEEIAFIAQSATNYCNLARVHAAENSKSFDEIEFEKMLRKKYAKRDEEYDSMIGVVRETPPELVLPDNILPEKAAKSIIQ from the exons ATGGGAACCCTTGGGAAAGCAATTTACTCCCTAGGATCCATCGTTCGAGCGACCGGCCAAGCCCTTGATCGCGTCGGCAATCGACTTCAAGGCAGCTCCTACTTAGAGGAACACC TGTCTAGGCATCGAACTCTTATGAACATACTCGATAAAGCTCCGGTGGTGGATAAGGATGTGTTTGTGGCTCCAGGTGCCTCAGTCATCGGAGACGTACACGTGGGACGGAATTCATCTATTTGGTATGGATGTGTGTTAAGAG GTGATGTTAACAGCATCAGTGTTGGATCTGGTTCCAATATACAGGATAACTCCCTTGTTCATGTGGCCAAATCAAATataagtcaaaaggtgctacCCACCATTATAGGGAACAATGTCACTGTTG GTCATAGTGCTGTTGTACATGGCTGCACCATTGAGGATGAGGCCTTCATTGGTATGGGAGCCACGCTGCTTGATGGTGTCCATGTAGAGAAACATGCCATGGTTGCTGCAGGAGCCCTTGTGAGACAGAACACAAGGATCCCCTCTGGAGAG GTATGGGCAGGCAATCCAGCTAAGTTTCTGAGGAAGCTAACTGATGAAGAGATAGCCTTCATTGCCCAGTCGGCAACCAATTACTGTAACCTCGCTCGTGTTCATGCAGCTGAGAATTCCAAGTCCTTTGACGAAATTGAATTTGAAAAGATGCTTCGTAAGAAGTATGCCAAACGCGATGAGGAATATGATTCTATGATTGGTGTTGTACGTGAAACACCTCCCGAGCTTGTACTTCCTGATAATATTCTCCCTGAAAAAGCTGCAAAGAGTATCATCCAATGA